Proteins from a genomic interval of Agrococcus sp. ARC_14:
- a CDS encoding sugar ABC transporter ATP-binding protein, whose translation MTTVAETAERGLIIDRVSKSYAGTSVLRDVSVTVRPGEIVGLVGHNGAGKSTLLKAISGAVAPEIGTVTVDGDAFRLGDPTAAIHAGIATVYQELSLVPNLTVTQSAFLGRERSAAGMLRRDEMRAQTQALLAEFGLKIDPDARIGAIPVATRQLLEVAIATHRKARYLLLDEPTTSLEGEQVDRFLETVRALAQQGLGIVLVDHKLEELYAVCSRIIALVDGEVRIDGLVDQVSRGDIVHAIAGEDAGDPETPPTASKDAKPDARVTFEARALSTAHLRDVTVRARAGRVLGIYGLVGAGRTELLRAVVGLDALTGGEMRVDGKPFTPRSPRDAMRRGIAYVTEERKQDGIVPQLDSTLNLMLPVLQQESVGPFLRHRRLESRAVELMDSLRVRGNRKAPIERLSGGNQQKVVLARALAQRPRILLLDEPTKGVDLGVKSEIHRLVRRLAHDEDITIIVVSSEEDEIAEIADDVIVMHGGRTDGQLVPLSERTPQALRRIAWDAA comes from the coding sequence ATGACGACGGTGGCCGAGACTGCTGAGCGGGGCCTGATCATCGACCGCGTGAGCAAGAGCTACGCGGGCACGTCAGTGCTGCGAGACGTCTCGGTCACCGTCCGTCCCGGTGAGATCGTCGGGCTCGTCGGACACAACGGCGCCGGAAAGTCGACGCTGCTGAAGGCGATCTCCGGTGCGGTCGCACCGGAGATCGGCACGGTGACCGTCGACGGTGACGCGTTCCGGCTCGGCGACCCGACGGCAGCGATCCACGCGGGCATCGCGACCGTCTACCAGGAGCTCTCGCTCGTGCCGAACCTCACGGTGACGCAGAGCGCGTTCCTCGGACGCGAGCGCAGCGCGGCGGGGATGCTGCGCCGAGATGAGATGCGTGCCCAGACCCAGGCGCTGCTCGCCGAGTTCGGTCTGAAGATCGATCCGGACGCCCGCATCGGCGCGATCCCCGTCGCGACCCGTCAGCTGCTCGAGGTGGCGATCGCGACCCACCGCAAGGCGCGCTATCTGCTGCTCGACGAGCCGACGACCTCGCTCGAAGGCGAGCAGGTCGATCGCTTCCTGGAGACCGTGCGGGCCCTTGCGCAGCAGGGGCTGGGCATCGTGCTCGTCGATCACAAGCTCGAGGAGCTCTATGCGGTCTGCTCACGCATCATCGCCCTGGTGGACGGCGAAGTCCGGATCGACGGACTGGTCGACCAGGTGAGCCGCGGCGACATCGTGCATGCGATCGCAGGCGAGGATGCGGGTGATCCTGAGACGCCGCCGACGGCGTCGAAGGACGCGAAGCCGGACGCACGGGTCACGTTCGAAGCGCGCGCACTCTCGACAGCACACCTCCGAGATGTCACGGTGCGAGCGCGCGCCGGTCGCGTGCTGGGGATCTATGGCCTTGTCGGCGCTGGTCGCACGGAGCTGCTCCGCGCGGTCGTGGGACTCGATGCCCTCACGGGCGGGGAGATGCGGGTCGACGGGAAGCCGTTCACGCCGCGCAGTCCACGCGACGCGATGCGCCGGGGCATCGCGTATGTGACGGAGGAGCGCAAGCAGGACGGCATCGTGCCGCAGCTCGACTCGACGCTGAACCTGATGCTGCCCGTGCTGCAGCAGGAGAGCGTCGGCCCGTTCCTGCGCCATCGCAGGCTCGAGTCGCGCGCAGTGGAGCTGATGGACTCGTTGCGAGTGCGCGGCAACCGAAAGGCGCCGATCGAGCGACTCTCTGGAGGCAATCAGCAGAAGGTCGTGCTGGCACGCGCGCTTGCCCAACGCCCTCGGATCCTGCTGCTCGACGAACCCACGAAGGGCGTCGACCTGGGCGTGAAGAGCGAGATACACCGGCTGGTGCGTCGCCTTGCGCATGACGAGGACATCACCATCATCGTCGTCTCCAGCGAGGAGGACGAGATCGCCGAGATCGCTGACGACGTCATCGTCATGCACGGCGGTCGAACTGACGGTCAGCTGGTGCCGTTGTCCGAGCGAACACCTCAGGCGCTGCGCCGCATCGCATGGGACGCCGCCTGA
- the xylB gene encoding xylulokinase, whose amino-acid sequence MPIVAGVDVSTQSSTVELRDADTGALLGSGRAAHPRTFPPISEQDPLTWWAAVKEALAAGIAQAGVASADIRALSVGAQCHGLVMLDDVGRPLRPAKLWNDTTSAPQAERMVAELGAEGWVHAVGSVPPSAFTITKLAWIAEHEPHRLDAVRRILLPHDYITWRMTGRAATDRSDASGTGYYAAHEGRWRIDLLERFVREDLDWAPLLPTVVGPDEPAGEVLPAVAEELGLLPGVVVAAGGGDQHVGAVGLGMRTGDVTFSIGTSGVVLASSEQPVLDPTGIIDGVANATGGYLPLACTLNATKVTDWAAAMLGVDVGELGAMALAADQPDRPVFATFLDGERTPNRPDAVGVIAGLTTKTSREDVARAAFEGVLLGMCGGLERLRDVGAETDGALIATGGGARSTAYLQLLADLLGREVAVRDAPEATARGAALQAIAVLGGTSVQTVSDALRPATTSSVTPRRRVEGGLQERYRATAGWTGADRGREA is encoded by the coding sequence ATGCCGATCGTGGCCGGCGTCGATGTCTCGACGCAGTCGAGCACGGTTGAGCTGCGTGATGCCGACACCGGCGCGCTGCTCGGGAGCGGGCGCGCCGCGCATCCGCGCACGTTTCCACCCATCAGCGAGCAGGACCCGCTCACATGGTGGGCGGCGGTCAAGGAAGCGCTCGCGGCGGGGATCGCTCAGGCTGGCGTGGCGAGCGCCGACATCCGAGCGCTCAGCGTCGGTGCGCAATGCCATGGGCTCGTCATGCTCGACGACGTCGGGCGGCCGCTGCGACCCGCGAAGCTCTGGAACGACACCACCAGCGCGCCGCAGGCGGAGCGCATGGTCGCCGAGCTGGGGGCAGAGGGCTGGGTGCACGCGGTCGGGAGCGTTCCGCCATCCGCGTTCACGATCACGAAGCTCGCCTGGATCGCGGAGCACGAGCCGCACCGCCTCGACGCCGTGCGGCGCATCCTCCTGCCGCATGACTACATCACCTGGCGCATGACCGGCCGGGCGGCCACCGACCGCTCGGATGCGTCCGGCACCGGTTACTACGCTGCCCACGAGGGGCGGTGGCGCATCGACCTGCTCGAGCGGTTCGTTCGCGAAGACCTCGACTGGGCCCCGTTGCTTCCTACGGTCGTCGGGCCAGACGAGCCGGCAGGTGAGGTGCTCCCTGCTGTGGCCGAGGAGCTTGGCCTCCTGCCCGGCGTCGTCGTCGCCGCGGGCGGTGGCGATCAGCACGTGGGTGCGGTGGGCCTGGGCATGCGCACGGGCGATGTCACGTTCAGCATCGGCACGTCCGGTGTCGTGCTCGCCTCGTCGGAGCAGCCGGTGCTCGACCCCACCGGCATCATCGACGGTGTCGCGAACGCCACCGGTGGCTACCTGCCGCTGGCCTGCACGCTGAACGCGACGAAGGTGACGGATTGGGCGGCTGCGATGCTGGGCGTCGACGTCGGCGAGCTCGGCGCGATGGCGCTCGCGGCCGACCAGCCCGATCGGCCGGTCTTCGCCACGTTCCTCGACGGCGAGCGCACACCGAACCGGCCCGATGCGGTCGGTGTGATCGCCGGGCTCACCACGAAGACATCCCGTGAGGACGTGGCGCGCGCGGCCTTCGAGGGGGTGCTGCTCGGCATGTGCGGCGGGCTCGAACGGCTGCGCGACGTCGGAGCGGAGACGGATGGCGCGCTCATCGCGACCGGTGGCGGCGCGCGCTCGACCGCGTATCTGCAGCTCCTGGCAGATCTGCTGGGTCGCGAGGTGGCCGTGCGCGATGCGCCAGAGGCGACCGCGCGCGGTGCCGCCCTGCAGGCCATCGCGGTGCTGGGCGGCACCTCGGTGCAGACGGTGTCGGATGCGCTGCGTCCGGCCACGACCTCGTCGGTGACGCCGCGACGCCGCGTCGAAGGGGGGCTGCAGGAGCGCTATCGCGCGACTGCGGGCTGGACGGGTGCTGATCGGGGCCGGGAGGCCTGA
- a CDS encoding SIS domain-containing protein: MDHRSRVLDAARQTILAEASAVAAVADQLDDSFLDVLDQLLACTGKVFITGSGTSGTIARRMAHLFSVCGTPAAFLHPMDALHGTMGVLAESDILLTISKGGESAELNDLIGLARRRGVGIIAITSDPSSSMARLADTVVTLHNREGADPGNVIAMGSTLVTAVWGDALAILLMRQRGYTWQQMLETHPGGAVGKQRHEPEAFEPIQ; this comes from the coding sequence ATGGATCACCGCTCGCGCGTGCTCGACGCGGCTCGCCAGACCATCCTCGCTGAGGCCTCCGCCGTCGCAGCCGTCGCCGATCAGCTCGACGACAGCTTCCTCGACGTGCTCGACCAGCTGCTGGCATGCACCGGCAAGGTCTTCATCACAGGCTCGGGCACCTCGGGCACGATCGCCCGCCGCATGGCGCATCTCTTCAGCGTCTGCGGCACGCCCGCTGCCTTCCTCCACCCCATGGACGCCCTGCACGGCACGATGGGGGTGCTCGCCGAGAGCGACATCCTCCTCACCATCTCGAAGGGCGGCGAGTCCGCCGAGCTCAACGACCTGATCGGGCTGGCTCGTCGACGAGGCGTGGGCATCATCGCCATCACCTCCGACCCGTCGTCGTCCATGGCGCGGCTGGCGGACACCGTGGTCACGCTGCACAATCGTGAGGGGGCCGACCCCGGCAACGTCATCGCGATGGGCTCCACACTGGTGACAGCAGTGTGGGGGGATGCGCTCGCGATCCTGCTCATGCGGCAGCGCGGCTACACCTGGCAGCAGATGCTCGAGACACATCCCGGCGGCGCCGTAGGAAAGCAGCGGCACGAGCCGGAGGCGTTCGAGCCGATTCAGTAG
- a CDS encoding substrate-binding domain-containing protein, whose protein sequence is MRRNTLIATAGAAAVLLLAGCGAIDTGTNTSADPEEATLPESCSEEQPFIGVALPNLTNPYYVAMQRGFEEAGADAGFEVQVQIANDDDAQQLAQVQALLEQQPCALALNGVKSEPAAAIVAAANQAGVPVFTVNVGVDPESLEAQGASIMQYLGADNYAGGQQMAELVLADLGADAELNIGFVTEPDETPTVTRDQGFEDTITAGNPNAQIVASVDGNVQPDASLQATSELLSGNPDINVIFASTGPATYGALQALGDRTDVAVYGFCASELTIEAPYAGCVAQEPESYGRQVIEQIAGFIAGETPEAEILLPLKVFGEGETPAPGEVG, encoded by the coding sequence ATGCGACGCAACACCCTTATCGCGACCGCGGGCGCAGCAGCGGTGCTGCTGCTCGCAGGCTGCGGTGCGATCGACACAGGAACGAACACGAGCGCCGACCCAGAAGAGGCGACGCTTCCGGAATCCTGCAGCGAGGAGCAGCCGTTCATCGGCGTCGCGCTGCCCAATCTGACCAATCCGTACTACGTGGCGATGCAGCGAGGCTTCGAGGAGGCCGGCGCTGATGCCGGTTTCGAGGTGCAGGTGCAGATCGCGAACGATGACGACGCGCAGCAGCTCGCCCAGGTGCAGGCATTGCTCGAGCAGCAGCCATGCGCGCTCGCGCTGAACGGCGTCAAGTCGGAGCCTGCTGCGGCGATCGTCGCGGCGGCCAACCAGGCGGGCGTTCCGGTGTTCACCGTCAACGTCGGTGTGGACCCCGAGTCGCTCGAGGCGCAGGGGGCGAGCATCATGCAGTACCTCGGTGCTGACAACTACGCGGGCGGCCAGCAGATGGCGGAGCTGGTGCTGGCCGACCTCGGCGCTGACGCAGAGCTGAACATCGGGTTCGTCACCGAGCCCGACGAGACGCCGACGGTGACGCGTGACCAGGGCTTCGAGGACACGATCACCGCGGGAAACCCGAACGCCCAGATCGTCGCGAGCGTGGATGGCAACGTGCAACCCGACGCCTCGCTGCAGGCGACGAGCGAGCTGCTCTCTGGCAACCCTGACATCAACGTGATCTTCGCCAGCACCGGGCCCGCCACGTATGGCGCGCTGCAGGCGCTTGGGGACCGCACCGATGTCGCGGTCTACGGCTTCTGCGCCTCCGAGCTCACGATCGAGGCTCCGTACGCGGGTTGCGTCGCTCAAGAGCCGGAGTCGTACGGGCGCCAGGTGATCGAGCAGATCGCCGGGTTCATCGCGGGCGAGACCCCGGAGGCCGAGATCCTGCTGCCGCTCAAGGTCTTCGGCGAGGGCGAGACTCCCGCACCGGGCGAGGTGGGCTGA
- a CDS encoding TetR/AcrR family transcriptional regulator C-terminal domain-containing protein, translating to MARPKHRILSPQLIAEAALRLVAKHGEFTIPGVAAALGVHPSSLYHHLPGGRLAIVHEMREQLYAGIELGPARDVAQPPLDRLRLWMRAYRAATARVPAIVPVLVGAPVQDARTLEIYEALFVILRDAGVPVEQRVACSSMIDAVALGSAMDAASPVPLWRSDGHELPELREVAAMGDDEHRAMAGFELAVEAVVAAVARLAEGEPVT from the coding sequence GTGGCCAGGCCGAAGCACCGCATCCTCTCTCCCCAGCTCATTGCGGAGGCGGCGCTCCGGCTGGTCGCGAAGCACGGGGAGTTCACGATCCCGGGCGTTGCTGCGGCTCTCGGCGTGCACCCCTCGTCGCTCTACCACCACCTTCCCGGCGGGCGGCTCGCGATCGTGCACGAGATGCGCGAGCAGCTCTATGCCGGGATCGAGCTCGGACCTGCCCGCGACGTCGCACAACCCCCGCTGGATCGATTGCGACTGTGGATGCGCGCCTACCGAGCGGCGACCGCACGCGTGCCCGCCATCGTGCCGGTGCTGGTCGGCGCGCCGGTGCAGGATGCTCGCACGCTCGAGATCTACGAGGCGCTGTTCGTCATCCTGCGCGATGCAGGGGTGCCGGTGGAGCAGCGCGTCGCGTGCTCGTCGATGATCGACGCGGTGGCGCTCGGGTCGGCGATGGACGCTGCGTCGCCGGTGCCGCTCTGGCGCAGCGACGGGCACGAGCTGCCCGAGCTGCGCGAGGTCGCCGCCATGGGCGACGACGAGCATCGGGCGATGGCGGGGTTCGAGCTCGCGGTCGAGGCGGTCGTGGCCGCTGTTGCGCGGCTTGCGGAGGGCGAGCCGGTCACCTGA
- a CDS encoding Zn-dependent alcohol dehydrogenase: MTTTRAAVYDGNATLDIREVTLRDPGPGEVLVRIGASGVCGSDRHVLDGDWQMPTPTIMGHEGAGVVEAVGQGVRSLEPGDHVIMTWFYPCGVCTSCREGRTWVCTGSGSEACVLPDGSTPMTLDGATAYPYLAVGSMSERVVVAEQAAIKVPKELPFDVAALIGCSIATGVGAVVNDAQLKAGRSALVIGAGGVGISIIMGLALAGASPIIAADVTDASLELAREFGATHRVRSDASLPERVRELVPEGVDVAFEAIGRPETIAIMPATLKRGGSAVIVGLPPQDRPVPIDALALAEEGKSLLGSNYGSTVPARDFPMLAQLYLDGRLPIDRLITNRFALDEVNDAFDLMRSGARGRSVIMF; encoded by the coding sequence ATGACCACCACCCGAGCCGCCGTCTACGACGGCAACGCGACCCTCGACATCCGCGAGGTCACGCTTCGTGATCCCGGCCCCGGTGAGGTGCTGGTGCGCATCGGCGCCTCGGGCGTGTGCGGCTCCGACCGCCATGTGCTCGACGGCGACTGGCAGATGCCGACTCCGACGATCATGGGCCACGAGGGCGCTGGCGTCGTCGAAGCCGTCGGTCAGGGCGTGCGCAGCCTCGAACCCGGTGATCACGTGATCATGACCTGGTTCTACCCGTGCGGCGTCTGCACGAGCTGCCGTGAGGGCCGCACCTGGGTGTGCACGGGCTCGGGCTCCGAGGCCTGCGTGCTGCCGGATGGGTCGACGCCGATGACGCTCGACGGCGCCACCGCCTACCCGTACCTCGCGGTCGGCTCGATGAGCGAGCGCGTCGTCGTCGCCGAGCAGGCGGCCATCAAGGTGCCGAAGGAGCTGCCGTTCGACGTGGCGGCCCTCATCGGCTGCTCGATCGCGACCGGCGTCGGCGCGGTCGTCAACGACGCGCAGCTGAAGGCGGGCCGCTCGGCGCTCGTCATCGGCGCGGGCGGCGTCGGCATCAGCATCATCATGGGGCTCGCCCTCGCCGGCGCGAGCCCGATCATCGCCGCCGACGTGACGGATGCGTCGCTCGAGCTGGCGCGGGAGTTCGGCGCCACGCACAGGGTGCGGTCGGATGCGTCGCTGCCGGAGAGGGTGCGCGAGCTCGTGCCCGAGGGGGTCGATGTCGCCTTCGAGGCGATCGGTCGGCCGGAGACGATCGCGATCATGCCTGCGACGCTCAAGCGCGGCGGCTCGGCCGTGATCGTCGGGCTCCCGCCGCAGGACCGCCCCGTGCCGATCGACGCGCTCGCGCTCGCGGAGGAGGGCAAGTCGCTGCTGGGCTCGAACTACGGCTCGACCGTGCCCGCGCGCGACTTCCCGATGCTGGCGCAGCTCTACCTCGACGGACGGCTGCCGATCGACCGGCTCATCACGAACCGCTTCGCCCTCGACGAGGTGAACGACGCATTCGACCTCATGCGCTCGGGTGCCCGCGGGCGAAGCGTCATCATGTTCTGA